From Demequina capsici, one genomic window encodes:
- a CDS encoding sterol carrier family protein — protein MVPRRRIPVAAGRAAVAAWRAAADEGSDVERVTTATAVRFLLEELSVRAPGRSVEVRVPPFGAVQCIEGTTHTRGTPPAVIETDAATWLSLATGALVWSDALADGRLQASGERTDLTALLPLV, from the coding sequence ATGGTCCCGCGCCGGCGCATCCCGGTGGCTGCTGGTAGGGCTGCCGTGGCTGCTTGGCGTGCGGCTGCGGATGAGGGCTCTGACGTTGAGCGCGTGACGACGGCGACGGCGGTGCGGTTCCTGCTCGAGGAGCTCTCGGTGCGCGCTCCCGGCCGTTCGGTCGAGGTGCGCGTGCCGCCGTTCGGTGCTGTCCAGTGCATCGAGGGGACGACTCATACTCGTGGCACTCCTCCTGCGGTGATCGAGACGGACGCGGCGACGTGGTTGTCGCTCGCGACCGGCGCGCTCGTATGGTCCGACGCGCTGGCCGATGGTCGGTTGCAGGCCTCGGGCGAGCGCACCGACCTCACTGCGCTGCTGCCGTTGGTGTGA